One Verrucomicrobiia bacterium genomic window, CGGCATGATGACGACCGACTGCGCGGAATACGCGGAAAAGGCGAGGCTCCTGTCGCTGCACGGCATGACGCGCGACGCGTGGGACCGCTACAAAAAGCCGTCGGCCTGGCAGTACCGCGTCGTAGCGCTCGGCCGGAAATACAATTTGAGCGACCTGCAGTCTTCCATCGGCATCCATCAGCTTAGAAAAGCGGATCTTTTTCTCGAACGGCGCCGCGCCATCGCCAGGCGCTACAACGAAATCCTGGGCAAATGCCCTTTCCTGGAGACGCCGAAAGTCGAACGCTTCGAAGAGCATGCCTGGCACCTGTACGTGATCAAATTGAAAATCGAAGACCTTCAGATTACGCGCGACGACTTTGTGAGGGAGATGGAAAGCCGCGGGATCGGGACGAGCGTGCATTTCATCCCGCTGACGGAACATCCTTATTATAAGGAAGCGCTGCGGCTCAAATCCCAGGATTACCCCAACGCGGCCGACTGTTACAAAAGGATCGTTTCGCTTCCCATCTATCCTTCCATGACCGGCGATGAAGTCGAATACGTCACGCAAAGCGTGGCCGAAATCCTGCAAAAAGGAAGGCGGGCCGCGTCGTGAAGAGGCTTTTCGACCTCCTCCTGGCAAGCGCGGCCCTGCTGATTTTGTCCCCGCTCTTTCTGCTGATCTCGCTTCTCATCCGGCTGGATTCCGAAGGCCCCATTTTTTTCAGCCAGCCGCGCTCGGGCAGGAACGGACGCCTCTTCCAAATCTACAAGTTCAGGACCATGGTGGAAAACGCCCAGGCCATGGGCCCCTCGATCACGGCGCGCAACGACGCCCGGATCACGCAGATCGGACACGTGCTGCGGTGGCTGAAGCTGGACGAGCTGCCGCAATTTTTCAACGTCCTCAAAGGGGACATGAGCATCGTTGGGCCCCGTCCCGAGCTTCCCGAGATCGTGGAAAAATATACCGAGGAGCAGAAAAAAATCCTGAGCGTCCGTCCCGGCATCCTCGGCTCCAGCCAGGTCCATTACCAGCACGAATCCGAAATCATGCCCGAGAACGGGGACATCGAAAAGTTTTACATGGAAAAGATCCTGCCCGAAAAACTGGCGCGGGATCTGGCCTACATCCAGAATATCGATCCGCTCAAAGACATCAAGATCCTGCTGGGCGGAGGCGCCTCGGTTGTTTTCAGCTCCGTCAAATGGACGTACATCTTCGAAAGCCGCCGCCGCTTTTTCTTCCTCCTGTTCGACCTGTTGATCTGCGCGCTGACTTACTGGGGCGCCTTTGCCCTCAGGTTCGAGAA contains:
- a CDS encoding DegT/DnrJ/EryC1/StrS family aminotransferase — its product is MKKNALRIPFHKPSFDQSEIDEVVDTLKSGWITTGEKTHRFEEEFARYVGAKHAIGLNSCTAALHLALEAMNLSEGEEVITVPFTFVATTEVILYCRAKPVFVDCHPGNFNIMADRIEEKITKRTRAILPVHFAGQPCEMDKILAVAKKHGLKVIEDAAHSFPASYKGKMIGSIGDMTCFSFYATKTLSTGEGGMMTTDCAEYAEKARLLSLHGMTRDAWDRYKKPSAWQYRVVALGRKYNLSDLQSSIGIHQLRKADLFLERRRAIARRYNEILGKCPFLETPKVERFEEHAWHLYVIKLKIEDLQITRDDFVREMESRGIGTSVHFIPLTEHPYYKEALRLKSQDYPNAADCYKRIVSLPIYPSMTGDEVEYVTQSVAEILQKGRRAAS